In Gammaproteobacteria bacterium, one DNA window encodes the following:
- a CDS encoding aminotransferase class I/II-fold pyridoxal phosphate-dependent enzyme → MTSSSPQPHPHATANASGDLQMEPPEMLALARETAELLVERIANLPSEGAWDGEFKQGLDHLMVEPPEHGSPAADVLRRATRDILPLTLRLDHPRCFGFVPSSPTWPGVLADFIAAGYNANTISWLVASGPSQIELVVVDWMRRWLGYPGSAGGLMTSGGSAAALDAFVAAREAAGNPERAAVYMSDQSHSAQIRAARIVGVRPECVRRVTSDAHFRLDMEALADAVAGDRAAGLHPIAVCANAGAGSTGAIDPLEPMADYCEAENIWMHVDAAYGGFAAITEKGRKMLKGIERADSIGLDAHKWFFQPYEAGCLLVKNAETLEHAFRVPHDMLQDSVWGANHPNFSDRGLQHSRLFRALKIWMSVQTFGMAAFRRAVSLGMELASRAEDYISASPVLEGMTRASLGIVCFRVNPAGGGLDEASLDAINRKVLSRVFWEDRAFMSSTLVARRFALRMCILNHTTTWDDVRETLKTAERFGTEALA, encoded by the coding sequence ATGACATCAAGCAGCCCACAACCTCACCCCCACGCGACCGCGAACGCGTCCGGCGATCTCCAGATGGAGCCGCCGGAGATGCTCGCGCTGGCCCGCGAGACCGCCGAACTCCTGGTGGAGCGGATCGCAAATCTGCCTTCCGAAGGCGCCTGGGACGGCGAATTCAAGCAGGGACTCGACCACCTGATGGTGGAGCCGCCCGAACATGGCTCTCCGGCAGCGGACGTGCTCCGGCGAGCCACGCGCGACATCCTTCCCCTGACGTTGCGCCTGGACCACCCGCGCTGCTTCGGATTCGTGCCGTCATCACCCACCTGGCCCGGCGTCCTGGCCGATTTCATCGCCGCGGGCTACAACGCCAACACCATCAGTTGGCTGGTCGCGAGCGGCCCCAGCCAGATCGAACTGGTCGTAGTCGACTGGATGCGCCGGTGGCTGGGATATCCCGGGAGCGCCGGAGGGCTCATGACGAGCGGTGGCTCGGCAGCCGCGCTCGACGCCTTCGTCGCCGCCCGCGAAGCGGCAGGAAACCCGGAGCGCGCCGCCGTATACATGAGCGACCAGAGCCACAGCGCACAGATCCGCGCGGCCAGGATCGTCGGCGTTCGGCCCGAGTGCGTGCGGCGGGTGACGAGCGACGCCCACTTTCGACTTGACATGGAGGCGCTGGCGGACGCCGTGGCCGGCGACCGCGCCGCCGGCCTCCATCCCATCGCCGTGTGCGCGAATGCCGGCGCCGGCAGCACGGGTGCCATCGACCCCCTCGAACCGATGGCGGACTACTGCGAGGCCGAGAACATCTGGATGCACGTCGATGCCGCGTACGGCGGATTCGCGGCCATTACCGAGAAGGGCAGGAAGATGCTGAAGGGGATCGAGCGGGCTGACTCGATCGGGCTCGATGCGCACAAGTGGTTCTTCCAGCCGTACGAGGCAGGCTGTCTTCTGGTAAAGAACGCGGAAACCCTCGAACATGCGTTCCGCGTTCCACATGACATGCTGCAGGACTCGGTGTGGGGTGCAAACCACCCGAACTTCTCGGACCGTGGCCTGCAACACAGTCGCCTGTTTCGCGCGCTCAAGATCTGGATGTCGGTCCAGACCTTCGGGATGGCTGCGTTCCGGCGCGCGGTTTCGCTGGGGATGGAGCTGGCCAGCCGGGCGGAGGACTACATCAGCGCGAGCCCGGTCCTGGAAGGGATGACGCGCGCCTCGCTGGGCATCGTGTGCTTCCGGGTCAACCCCGCAGGCGGCGGCCTCGATGAAGCATCCCTGGACGCGATCAACCGCAAAGTACTCTCCCGGGTTTTCTGGGAGGATCGCGCGTTCATGTCGTCGACGCTTGTCGCCCGGCGTTTCGCGCTTCGAATGTGCATCCTCAACCACACGACCACCTGGGACGACGTGCGAGAGACCCTGAAGACCGCCGAGCGGTTCGGGACCGAGGCGCTGGCTTGA
- a CDS encoding DUF3299 domain-containing protein, whose translation MIDASRRLLSAAAAMLFVVPLTGAGGLPEAVAEPPVDAASVVSADDPTEVGWRLLASLNYRTGETGEELAALSGKLVKIPGFTVPLEDWASSATEFLLVPYVGACIHTPPPPPNQLVYIQMDEGKRATMDGWNPVWVEGVLEIEMTESVYGYVGFTITGQRVYPYGS comes from the coding sequence ATGATCGACGCCAGCCGCAGGCTTCTCTCCGCTGCCGCCGCCATGCTGTTTGTGGTGCCCCTTACCGGCGCGGGCGGCCTCCCGGAGGCCGTAGCGGAACCCCCGGTCGATGCAGCCTCCGTTGTTTCCGCCGACGATCCCACCGAGGTGGGCTGGCGCCTTCTGGCCAGCCTCAACTACCGCACCGGCGAGACGGGCGAGGAGCTGGCCGCTCTTTCGGGCAAGCTCGTCAAGATTCCCGGGTTCACGGTGCCGCTCGAGGACTGGGCGTCTTCGGCGACGGAATTCCTCCTCGTGCCCTACGTCGGCGCCTGCATCCACACGCCGCCTCCGCCGCCTAACCAGCTCGTCTACATCCAGATGGATGAAGGAAAGCGCGCGACGATGGACGGGTGGAACCCGGTGTGGGTCGAGGGCGTGCTCGAGATCGAAATGACCGAGAGCGTGTACGGCTACGTCGGCTTCACCAT
- a CDS encoding amidohydrolase, with protein MVTRTITAILVALVVTPTVLSAAQSLSDDELEPLVARVEEGVLERAKLAQVMVDKIFSFSELGQQEIETSAYVTGILEENGFTIERAPSGIPTAWFARWGSGRPVISFGSDIDGIPKANQKPGVAYHDPLIPGAPGHGEGHNSGQAVNVVAALALKDVMEAEGIEGTLVLWPGVAEEQLGSKAWYVRDGYLEDIDITLFTHVSSNLSVSWGQGGGTGLVSVEFTFAGEAAHGAGAPWRGRSALDAVELMNVAWNFRREHLRPDQRSHYVISDGGDQPNVVPPSASVWYFIREMDYEDIKRNFDTAIRIAEGAAMMTDTEMSYRIIGTAWPRHFNRVVAETMYEHIEDVGLPEWTDDDHDFASAVQESVGSVPSGMPITLSPLGEPGPRRSGGSDDIGDISWNVPTVTLRFPSNVPGLPGHHWSSAMAMATPIAHKGAVAGARVMARTALQLFAQPELVDEAWTYFREEQTAAVEYIPFIGPDDPPPIDLNKEIMDAYRPLLEQFYYDETRFETYLEQLGITYPTLSRPVSQEDRQDTPGSN; from the coding sequence ATGGTCACACGAACGATCACAGCGATACTGGTCGCCTTGGTAGTCACTCCCACGGTCCTGTCGGCCGCGCAGAGCCTCTCCGACGATGAACTCGAGCCTCTCGTGGCCCGTGTGGAAGAGGGCGTACTCGAGCGCGCCAAGCTGGCCCAGGTCATGGTGGACAAGATCTTCTCCTTCTCCGAGCTGGGGCAGCAGGAGATCGAGACCTCGGCCTACGTTACGGGGATCCTGGAGGAGAACGGCTTTACCATCGAGCGCGCACCCTCCGGAATTCCGACCGCCTGGTTCGCGCGCTGGGGAAGCGGCAGGCCGGTCATCTCCTTCGGGTCCGACATCGACGGCATCCCCAAGGCCAACCAGAAGCCCGGCGTGGCGTACCACGACCCGCTGATTCCCGGCGCCCCCGGCCACGGCGAGGGCCACAACTCGGGACAGGCCGTAAACGTGGTGGCGGCGCTCGCGCTCAAGGACGTCATGGAGGCCGAGGGCATCGAGGGCACGCTCGTGCTCTGGCCCGGGGTCGCCGAGGAGCAGCTGGGCTCGAAGGCCTGGTACGTGCGCGACGGCTATCTCGAGGACATCGACATCACCCTCTTCACGCACGTGAGCAGCAACCTGTCGGTGAGCTGGGGCCAGGGCGGCGGGACGGGGCTCGTCTCCGTGGAGTTCACCTTCGCGGGCGAGGCGGCGCACGGCGCCGGCGCTCCCTGGCGGGGCCGCAGCGCGCTGGACGCGGTCGAGCTGATGAACGTCGCCTGGAACTTCCGGCGCGAGCATCTGCGGCCCGACCAGCGCTCCCACTACGTGATCAGCGACGGTGGCGATCAGCCGAACGTCGTGCCGCCGAGCGCCTCGGTATGGTATTTCATCCGCGAGATGGACTACGAGGACATCAAGCGCAACTTCGACACCGCGATCCGCATCGCCGAAGGCGCGGCCATGATGACCGACACCGAAATGTCGTACCGGATCATCGGAACCGCCTGGCCGAGGCACTTCAACAGGGTCGTGGCCGAGACCATGTACGAACACATCGAGGACGTCGGGCTTCCGGAGTGGACCGACGACGACCACGACTTCGCGAGCGCGGTGCAGGAATCGGTGGGAAGCGTCCCGTCGGGGATGCCGATCACCCTGTCGCCCCTGGGTGAGCCGGGGCCGCGCCGGAGCGGCGGATCCGACGATATCGGCGATATCTCGTGGAACGTGCCCACGGTGACCCTGCGCTTCCCGTCCAACGTGCCGGGGCTTCCGGGCCACCACTGGTCGAGCGCCATGGCGATGGCCACCCCGATCGCGCACAAGGGCGCGGTGGCCGGCGCGCGCGTGATGGCCCGCACCGCGCTCCAGCTCTTCGCCCAGCCGGAGCTGGTCGACGAGGCCTGGACCTACTTCCGGGAGGAACAGACGGCGGCCGTGGAGTATATCCCCTTCATCGGCCCCGACGACCCTCCGCCCATCGATCTCAACAAGGAGATCATGGACGCGTATCGTCCGCTCCTCGAGCAGTTCTACTATGACGAAACCCGCTTCGAGACGTATCTTGAGCAGTTGGGGATCACGTATCCCACGCTCTCGCGGCCGGTTTCCCAGGAAGACCGGCAGGACACCCCGGGATCGAACTGA
- a CDS encoding sugar phosphate isomerase/epimerase has product MTRPVTLFTGQWADMPLAELAAKASGWGYDGLELACWGDHFDVVRAAADAGYCAARRELLKAHGLGVWAISNHLVGQAVCDPIDDRHRAILPPHVWGDGDPEGVRTRAAAEMKATARAAANLGVEVVNGFTGSSIWHLLYPFPPVSEAVIDAGFADFASRWHPVLDAFDEAGVRFALEVHPTEIAFDIASAERTMEAIDNRDAFGFNYDPSHLAYQGIDAVEFIHRFSDRIYHMHVKDVWWADRPMPSGVFGGHLPFGHRNRSWDFRSPGRGKVPFEDIVRALARIGYAGPLSVEWEDMDMDREHGAKEACAFVRSLDFPPSSAAFDAAFEQRETGAG; this is encoded by the coding sequence TTGACCCGGCCCGTCACCCTCTTCACGGGCCAGTGGGCCGACATGCCGCTGGCCGAACTGGCCGCGAAGGCGAGCGGCTGGGGCTACGACGGCCTCGAACTCGCCTGCTGGGGCGACCACTTCGACGTGGTGCGCGCCGCCGCCGACGCCGGCTACTGCGCCGCCCGCCGCGAGCTGCTGAAAGCCCACGGCCTCGGGGTGTGGGCCATCAGCAACCACCTGGTCGGCCAGGCCGTGTGCGACCCGATCGACGACCGCCACCGCGCCATCCTGCCGCCTCACGTGTGGGGCGACGGCGACCCGGAAGGCGTTCGCACCCGCGCCGCCGCAGAGATGAAGGCCACCGCGCGCGCCGCCGCCAACCTGGGCGTCGAGGTCGTGAACGGCTTCACCGGCAGCTCCATATGGCACCTGCTGTATCCGTTTCCGCCCGTCTCCGAAGCCGTCATCGACGCGGGCTTCGCCGACTTCGCCTCTCGCTGGCACCCCGTCCTCGACGCCTTCGACGAAGCGGGCGTCCGTTTCGCGCTCGAGGTGCATCCCACCGAGATCGCCTTCGACATCGCCAGCGCCGAGCGCACAATGGAGGCCATCGACAACCGCGATGCCTTCGGCTTCAACTACGACCCCAGCCATCTCGCCTATCAGGGCATCGACGCGGTTGAGTTCATCCACCGCTTCTCCGACCGCATCTACCACATGCATGTGAAGGACGTGTGGTGGGCCGACCGTCCGATGCCCTCCGGGGTTTTCGGGGGGCACCTGCCCTTCGGACACCGGAACCGCTCCTGGGACTTCCGCTCCCCCGGACGCGGAAAGGTGCCCTTTGAGGACATCGTGCGCGCCCTCGCCCGCATCGGCTACGCCGGACCGCTCTCCGTCGAATGGGAAGACATGGACATGGACCGCGAGCACGGCGCGAAGGAAGCCTGCGCCTTCGTGCGTTCCCTGGACTTTCCGCCTTCGAGCGCCGCTTTCGATGCCGCCTTCGAGCAACGAGAGACCGGCGCGGGCTGA